GTCACGCGGGCGATCGCCGGGGCCGCGGTCTGGCTCAGCTGGCCGAGGATGGTCTCGTTGCTTTCGTCAGAAGAGCCGCAGCCGGTCAGCAGCGACACTGCCGCCGCAAGCATCGCCGCAGGTTTCATCACGCCGTTCATCGCCAGAATTTCCCCCATCCGTCGTAAAGTTCCCCGGTATGGCTGTCGCGGACAGCCTCATAGAGCCGGCCATCCACACGCAGCCTTGCGCCGCCATCGCGCGAGAGCGACCGCACATCGCTGACCGCGCGTTTCTTGGACGGGGTTCCGGTGGCCCAGCTGAGCGGGATCGACATGACCACGCCTTTGTCAAAGGAGCCTTCGCCGAAATCCTCGGTGCTCATATCGGTCTTGGTGACATAGGCGCCGATGCGCCAGCCATTTTCGAATTCGCGGTTCAGAGCGACGGTGGCCCCGACATCGCCGGCAAGATATTTGCCCGCGTCGATCTGGCCCCAGACCCCCTGACCGAAATCGTAATAGGCCGAGACATGGCCGGTGGTCACTTCGTAGTCGCGGAAGTCGAGCAGCTGGTCGAAATCGCGCTTGCGCACCCGGTTGATCTCGGCGCCGAGCGCCAGACGGCTGTCCACCGGCTTCCACAGCGCTTCGGCCGAGACGCCGCCATAGGCGCGTTCCAGCAGGCCGAAGGTCACCCGCGTATAGGTGGTCGGCGTCGGCTTGGCGAACCAGGACAGGGTCAGTTCCGGAATATGCGGGTCGCTATTGCCCGAATACATCCGCCCGTCCGAGCGCACTCGCGGCACGCCGTTCTTGTTGGTGTCGCTGCCATCGGCGAGATATTCCTCGGGGGTCAGCTCGTCCGGGGCCTCCTGATCGGCAGAACCGAAGGCGCGTTGACGCAGCGCGCCGGACAGCACCAGACCGGGCAGCGGTTCATAGCGGGCCCGAACCTCACCGCCGACTTCGTAGCGCCAGGATTCGTCGGGGTCCCAGAGGCCGATATTCAGATAGGGCCGCAGGCTCCAGGAGAATTTCGGATAGAGCCCCTCGGTCATGACCAGACCGCCCGGTCGCGGATCGGCATTCACGATCTGCGCCTCTTGCGCGATGCGGGCAGAGGCGGTGTTCTCCAGCCGCTCGATATCCGAGCGTTGCAGCACCACAGACGAGGCCGGCATGCCGTTTTCGACCGAGGTGATCACGAAGGTCTCGACCGAAGGCGGCAGGGCGCGCGTCATCAGCCGCGCGCTGCGCCCGATGGCCTCGGATTGCAGGTTATAGCGGTTGTTGCGGATGCGGATCTCGGCGCGATTGGCCGAAAGCGCCATGGACTCAAGGGTCTGCCCCTCATTGGCGAGCGCCTTGCTGAGCGCGTTCTGGATCACCGGCTGCGCTGTGGCGTCGGCGGTCCAGGCGCCGGACCATCCGTCCGGATCGGCGGAGGGCGCCGGACGCGGGCGGACCGGCGCGGGGGCGGGTTCCAGCCCAGAGGGATATTGCGATTCCCGTGCATTCAGCGCGACCGAGCCGCGAATGCCGATCACATCGCTGCCAATCGTATAGGCGCCGATCTGATAGACATCGCCGATCCGGTAATTGACACCGAGATTAAACTTCGACTCCGGCTCATCCGCGCCGCCGCCCTCGACCTCGGGCTGATAGTCGTCATGCGAATATTCGGCGAGCACGGACAGCCGGTCCGTTGCCATCCATTCGACCGACGCGAAGGGTTTGACCGAGCCGGTAAACCAGTCGTCGATATTGGGTCGTCCGCCCTCATCCTCGTAATCGGTGCGCCGCCAGTCCCCGGCAAGCCGCCCCCAGCCGAGACCGCCGCTGACGCGCAGCCGCGGCGAGACGGTCTTGGTGGCGACGAAATATTCGCCGGAATAGACGCCGGTCCCCATGAAGTCGCGCAGGCCTATGGCGACCGAGGGCTGCCAGCCATCTGCCTCGGTCAGAAGCTGATACTGCACGTCGAAGCTGCGATCCTTCAGCGCGTCGCGTTTTGGGTCGATCCCCTCGATCCGCGAATAGCGCAGCGCCGTGGTCAGGCGCGGCTTGGGCTGGAAGGACAGGGTGACGCGGCGACCGAAATCGCTGCGGCTGACCGTCGCGGCAAGCTCACCCTCGGGGGGGGCGACGGCGCTCGGCGTGTCGATCGCGCCGGGCATGCCATAGGTGTTCAGCGTCTGCCCGCTGGTCGGCCCGGCCCCGCCAAGGGCGGATACGGAGGCCGTCAGAAGAGCGGTGGAAGTCAGAAGCAGCGGACGGAAACGGCGGCGCATGGATGATGGTCCTCGGCAATAGATTGCGGCGACTATAGGCGGGGCAGGACGCGGGGCCAATGGCGGGCGGGCATTTTCTCGGGCGGAAAGCCGAGGCTGTTGCGCTTATGTCCGGCCGGGCCGCGCGCGCCCGACCGACATGCAGCAGCACGAGGCGGCCCGGTTCGGCTCAGCTCTGATCCGGACGCGGCGCGGGCGCATCGGCGGACGCAGCGGGCGCGGCCTGGGCGGGGCCGGCGCAGCCCTGAAGCCGGCGCGCGCCGACGCGGAGCGTGGCGGTCATCGGGAAGGCCTCGCCCGACATGGTGTCGGTGCAGTTCACGCTGCGGATATTTAGCGAAAACGGCCCGCCATTCAGCTCGCCCACATATTCAACGCCCTGACGGTAGACGAGCCGGTTGACGGCGATATTGCGACCCGACTGGTTTTCCGGCGTGGCATATTTCGCGGTTCCGTTGGCGACATCGACGCGCCAGAACGGCTCGTTCCCGCGCGCGAAGAAGGCAGCGGTGTTGAGCGTCTGCGATTCCGCGGTGGCGACGGCGCTGCGATTGCCTTCGACCTCGATCGGCACCTGGGTCGGCGACACTTCCGGCGCGTTGAAGGGGCGCTGCATCGGATCGACGGGTTCTGCCTCGGCCTCGGCCTGCGGATCGGGCGTGGCGTCGAGCGGCTGATCCCAGGGCATGCGCAGATCCTGCATGGCCTGTTCGTCGCAGGCGGCGAGCGCGAGCGGCAAAAGCGCCAGGGCGAAGCGAAGTTTCATCTCTCTGTCCTTCGTTAGAGTTCCGGAGCGTTCTTAGGTCTTGGCTCTTTCGCCTGCCATAGCTTAATCCGGCACTGCGCGGCAAGCTTCCCGCCAACAGCAGCGACCCGCACCCGGCTCCGACGCCGCAGCGACACGGTGCGGGCTGTGCCTTGCCTGTGGTCAGATGCCGGATATTTGCCTATTTGTTGAGCAACGACCTCGGTGCGCAAGGCGGCTGTGCGCGTGGGCTGATTGAAAAAGCCGCAGCGGCGCGGCCTTTTGACGTGATGGAGACCAGGATGACCCCGATTTGCCACGATCCGATCCGGCTCGGTCAGGTGACGATCGACATACCGGTGTTTCTCGCGCCGATGGCCGGGATCACCGATCTGCCGTTCCGCCGGGCGGTGGCGCGGTTCGGCGCGGGTCTGGTGGTCAGCGAGATGGTCGCGTCGAGCGAGATGGTGACGACGCGCCCCTCGCCCCGCGCCTCGGTGCGGGCCAAGGCGCTGACCGAGGGGGCGACGCCGGTCTCTGTCCAGATTGCCGGCCGCGAGCCCGCGCCGATGGCCGAAACGGCGCGGATCGTCGCCGGGATGGGGGCGAGGATCATCGACATCAATATGGGCTGTCCGGCGAAAAAAGTGACGGGCGGTCTGTCCGGCGCGGCGCTGATGCGGGATCTGGATCACGCGCTGAGCCTGATCGACGCGGTGGTCGGCGCGGTCGATCTGCCGGTCACGCTGAAGATGCGGCTCGGCTGGGACGATGCCTGCCTGAACGCGGCCGATTTGTCGGCGCGCGCCCGCGATGCCGGGGTGCGGATGCTGACCGTGCATGGGCGCACCCGCGCCCAGTTCTACAAGGGGCGGGCCGACTGGGCGGCAATCCGCGGTGTGGCCAATCTGCCTGGCCGGCCTCCGCTGGTCGCCAATGGCGATATCGTCGATGCGGACTCGGCTTTGGCGGCGCTGGCGCAATCGGGCGCGGACGCGGTGATGATCGGGCGTGGCGCGCAGGGCGCGCCCTGGAAGCTGGCAGAGATCGCCCATGCCCTGCACGGCACCCCCGCACCCGAGATCCCGCGCGGCGCGGCGCTGGCCGATCTGGTAGCTGCACATTACGAGGACATGATCGGATTTTACGGGACCGATCCGGGGCTGCGCGTCGCGCGCAAGCATCTTGGCTGGTATGCCGATGCCAATGGCGTGGCGGCCGGCAAGCCAGAGCTGTTTCGCGCCGCAAGCGCCGCCGAAACGCTGCGGCTGATCCGCGCCATCTTCGCCGACAGTCCCGGACCGCAGGAAAGAGCCGCCGCATGACGATCCTGCCCGGTTTCATCCTCGGCCCGAGCTTCGACGCGCTGCCGCTGCCGGGGCTGATGCTGGACGGGGAGGGGCGTCTCGTCGGGCTTAACGATGCTGCCGAGCAATGGTTGAACCTGTCGCGGCGGCTGGCGCTCGGGCACCGGCTGGCCGAGGAGCTGATCGAGGCGCGGCTGCGCATCACCCCGGCGCTCGACCCGCTTGTCGCGCGCGTGCGGGCGACACAGGCGCCGGTCGGTCAGCCGAGAATGCGCTTCGATCTGGGCGACCGATCGGGCGGGCATGCGCCGCGCTTCGGCGATGTGCATCTCGGCCCCGCCCCCGAGGCGCTCGCGGGCGGTGTCGCGGTGCTGATCGCGCCCACCGATGCTGCCGAGGGTTTGGCGCCGGGCCACGCCGCCCGCCGCGCGGCTCGCCAGGCTGTCGGCATGGCCGAGATGCTGGCCCATGAAATCAAGAACCCGCTGGCCGGGATTCGCGGCGCGGCGCAGCTTTTGTCGATGAGCGCCGCGCCGGAGGATCGCGAACTCACCGATCTCATCGTCGTCGAGTCCCGCCGGATCGTCGCGCTGCTGGAACAGGTCGAGCGTTTTGGCGACACCACCGCCCCCAATCTGCGCGCGGTCAATCTGCATGACGTGCTCGAGCGCGCGCGGCGCTCGGCGGCGCTGGGATTTGCCCGCGATCTGGACCTGGTGACAGATTATGATCCCTCGCTGCCCGATGCGCTCGGAGATGGAGACAAGCTGATACAGGTGGCGCTTAACCTGCTGAAAAACGCCGCCGAGGCGCTGCAACGTGGCCCCGGCGGACGGCGCATCCGTATCCGCAGCCTCTATGACGGGGCGCTAAGGCTGTCGCCGTCGCCGGATGCCCCTCATGGCCGCGCCCTGCCGCTTCAGATCGAGATCGAAGATGACGGTCCGGGCATCCCAGAGACGATCTCGGCCCAGATTTTCGAACCCTTCGTGTCGGGGCGCGAGAACGGCACCGGGCTGGGGCTGTCACTGGTGTCGAAAATCGTCGCGGATCATGGCGGCTGGCTTCGGTTCGAGTCTCGGCCGGGACGCACCGTTTTCCGCATTTCTCTACCAAAGGCTTGATTTTATGGACGGAACCATTCTGATCGCCGATGACGACCGAAGCATTCGCACCGTGCTGAGCCAGGCGCTGACACGCGCGGGGTGCCGGGTTCATGCCACTGGGAGCCTCCAGCAACTGCTGAAATGGGTCGAGGAGGGGCGCGGCGATCTGGTGGTGACCGATGTGATGATGCCGGACGGCAACGGGATCGACACCATCCCTGCGATCCGCCGCGCACGCCCGGCGCTGCCGGTGATCGTGATCTCGGCGCAGAACACCATCGTCACCGCCATCCGCGCCACCGAGGCGGAGGTGTTCGATTATCTGCCCAAGCCCTTCGACCTGCCCGATTTGCTGGCCCGCGCGCGCGACGCGCT
This genomic window from Paracoccus sediminicola contains:
- a CDS encoding two-component system sensor histidine kinase NtrB, translating into MTILPGFILGPSFDALPLPGLMLDGEGRLVGLNDAAEQWLNLSRRLALGHRLAEELIEARLRITPALDPLVARVRATQAPVGQPRMRFDLGDRSGGHAPRFGDVHLGPAPEALAGGVAVLIAPTDAAEGLAPGHAARRAARQAVGMAEMLAHEIKNPLAGIRGAAQLLSMSAAPEDRELTDLIVVESRRIVALLEQVERFGDTTAPNLRAVNLHDVLERARRSAALGFARDLDLVTDYDPSLPDALGDGDKLIQVALNLLKNAAEALQRGPGGRRIRIRSLYDGALRLSPSPDAPHGRALPLQIEIEDDGPGIPETISAQIFEPFVSGRENGTGLGLSLVSKIVADHGGWLRFESRPGRTVFRISLPKA
- the dusB gene encoding tRNA dihydrouridine synthase DusB, with the translated sequence METRMTPICHDPIRLGQVTIDIPVFLAPMAGITDLPFRRAVARFGAGLVVSEMVASSEMVTTRPSPRASVRAKALTEGATPVSVQIAGREPAPMAETARIVAGMGARIIDINMGCPAKKVTGGLSGAALMRDLDHALSLIDAVVGAVDLPVTLKMRLGWDDACLNAADLSARARDAGVRMLTVHGRTRAQFYKGRADWAAIRGVANLPGRPPLVANGDIVDADSALAALAQSGADAVMIGRGAQGAPWKLAEIAHALHGTPAPEIPRGAALADLVAAHYEDMIGFYGTDPGLRVARKHLGWYADANGVAAGKPELFRAASAAETLRLIRAIFADSPGPQERAAA
- a CDS encoding COG3650 family protein, whose translation is MKLRFALALLPLALAACDEQAMQDLRMPWDQPLDATPDPQAEAEAEPVDPMQRPFNAPEVSPTQVPIEVEGNRSAVATAESQTLNTAAFFARGNEPFWRVDVANGTAKYATPENQSGRNIAVNRLVYRQGVEYVGELNGGPFSLNIRSVNCTDTMSGEAFPMTATLRVGARRLQGCAGPAQAAPAASADAPAPRPDQS
- a CDS encoding YjbH domain-containing protein, with translation MRRRFRPLLLTSTALLTASVSALGGAGPTSGQTLNTYGMPGAIDTPSAVAPPEGELAATVSRSDFGRRVTLSFQPKPRLTTALRYSRIEGIDPKRDALKDRSFDVQYQLLTEADGWQPSVAIGLRDFMGTGVYSGEYFVATKTVSPRLRVSGGLGWGRLAGDWRRTDYEDEGGRPNIDDWFTGSVKPFASVEWMATDRLSVLAEYSHDDYQPEVEGGGADEPESKFNLGVNYRIGDVYQIGAYTIGSDVIGIRGSVALNARESQYPSGLEPAPAPVRPRPAPSADPDGWSGAWTADATAQPVIQNALSKALANEGQTLESMALSANRAEIRIRNNRYNLQSEAIGRSARLMTRALPPSVETFVITSVENGMPASSVVLQRSDIERLENTASARIAQEAQIVNADPRPGGLVMTEGLYPKFSWSLRPYLNIGLWDPDESWRYEVGGEVRARYEPLPGLVLSGALRQRAFGSADQEAPDELTPEEYLADGSDTNKNGVPRVRSDGRMYSGNSDPHIPELTLSWFAKPTPTTYTRVTFGLLERAYGGVSAEALWKPVDSRLALGAEINRVRKRDFDQLLDFRDYEVTTGHVSAYYDFGQGVWGQIDAGKYLAGDVGATVALNREFENGWRIGAYVTKTDMSTEDFGEGSFDKGVVMSIPLSWATGTPSKKRAVSDVRSLSRDGGARLRVDGRLYEAVRDSHTGELYDGWGKFWR